A single window of Chitinophagales bacterium DNA harbors:
- the tilS gene encoding tRNA lysidine(34) synthetase TilS has product MLLKNFSQYINQNNLLQKKDRILLAISGGIDSVVLCDVLHRAGFEIGLAHCNFSLRGIESDGDEEFVKHLAEKYKMPVFTTRFDTNAYATEHQLSIQMAARELRYEWLEQIRSQNDYVFIATAHHQNDLAETMLYNLTKGTGIAGLHGILPKNGKLIRPFLFASKQDIETYCAAQGLSYRTDASNDSTKYARNKIRHLVLPVLAELNPNVVQTFYDNAQRFIEVEQIYREGIAAYRKKLLERKKNDTLISIGKLQKIPSVRTVLYEILKEYGFNAAQTDQIAAAFEAEAGKIFYSETHQIIKDRKHFILSEKNDRNSGFALIEKGQTVVEKMDVSLQLEEISAENFVIPTDANIACLDFDRLQFPLMLRRWKDGDYFYPLGMKRKKKKLSRFFIDLKMPRIDKERVWVLADDKKHIVWVVGYRPDERFKITHKTEQVLKISIC; this is encoded by the coding sequence ATGCTACTAAAAAACTTCAGTCAATACATCAACCAAAACAACCTCCTCCAAAAAAAAGACCGTATTTTGTTGGCTATCAGCGGCGGAATAGATTCAGTGGTGCTGTGTGATGTATTGCATCGGGCAGGTTTTGAAATAGGATTGGCGCACTGCAATTTTTCGCTTCGGGGAATAGAATCTGATGGAGATGAAGAATTTGTGAAACACTTGGCAGAAAAGTACAAAATGCCTGTTTTTACCACCCGCTTCGATACCAATGCGTATGCTACTGAGCATCAACTGTCCATTCAGATGGCTGCCAGAGAATTGCGCTACGAATGGTTGGAGCAGATTCGCAGCCAAAACGACTACGTATTCATTGCTACGGCACACCATCAAAATGACTTAGCGGAAACCATGCTTTACAACCTCACCAAAGGTACAGGCATTGCAGGGCTGCATGGAATTTTGCCCAAAAACGGCAAACTCATCCGTCCATTTTTATTTGCTTCTAAACAAGATATTGAAACATACTGCGCCGCACAAGGGCTTTCTTATCGAACAGATGCCAGCAATGATAGTACCAAATATGCTCGGAACAAAATTCGGCACTTGGTATTGCCTGTTTTGGCGGAGTTGAATCCCAATGTAGTACAGACTTTTTATGACAATGCACAGCGATTCATTGAAGTAGAGCAAATCTATCGGGAGGGCATTGCCGCTTACCGCAAAAAACTGTTGGAGCGCAAAAAAAATGATACGTTGATTTCGATTGGCAAGCTGCAAAAAATTCCTTCAGTGCGAACGGTCTTGTATGAAATATTGAAGGAATACGGCTTCAATGCGGCACAAACCGACCAAATTGCAGCAGCTTTTGAAGCGGAGGCAGGAAAGATTTTTTATTCTGAAACACACCAAATTATCAAGGATCGTAAGCATTTTATCCTTTCGGAAAAAAACGATAGGAACAGTGGTTTTGCTCTAATTGAAAAAGGGCAAACGGTGGTAGAAAAAATGGATGTATCACTGCAATTGGAGGAAATTTCTGCCGAAAATTTTGTTATTCCTACAGATGCCAACATCGCTTGTTTGGATTTCGATAGGCTGCAATTTCCGCTCATGCTGCGAAGGTGGAAAGACGGTGATTATTTCTACCCGCTCGGCATGAAGCGCAAAAAGAAGAAACTCAGCCGCTTTTTTATTGACCTCAAAATGCCTCGCATTGATAAAGAAAGGGTGTGGGTACTGGCTGATGACAAAAAACACATCGTTTGGGTGGTGGGCTACCGACCTGATGAACGCTTCAAAATTACCCACAAAACAGAGCAAGTGCTAAAAATTAGTATTTGTTGA